The region CCGACATGGAGCGCCGCATCCTCGACCGCTTCCCGGATGTTCTTGCGAAGTCCGATCACCGCTTCCGCATGGAGAGACTTCTCCTGAAGGAGAACTGGGGCGGAGCCCAGCGCGTGGCCTCCTATGCGGGCAAGGATTACGAGCTGCTCGCCAAGGCGCGGCTGAGCGTTTTCCAGGGCAAGAAGAAGGCCGAGAAAGCCTTTGCGGCCGTACCTTCCTCGCTGCGAAGCGACCCGTCCTACCTGTTCTCCAGGGCGCTGCTTCAGCGGCGGAGCAACAATCTGGAGGAAGCCGCCGGGATCATCATGCAGGCGCCTCGGGATCCCGAGCTGCGGGTGGACGGCGACGAATGGTGGGCCGAACAGCGCCTGATCGCCCGTGCCCTGCTCGACAAGGGCAATCCGAAGCTGGCCTACGACGTGGCGAGCCATCACGCCGCGGAATCGCCGGTGCAGCAGATCGAGGCTGAGTTTCACGCGGGGTGGATCGCGCTCCGCTTCCTGAACGATCCGGCCACGGCCTCCAAGCACTTTGCGACCGTCGCCCAGACGGCCTCGACGCCGATCTCCATATCCCGTGTCGCCTATTGGCAGGGCCGCGCAGCGGAAGCGGCCGGCCAGGGCCAGGACGCCAGGATCTTCTACGAACGCGCGTCGGACCAGCCGACGACCTATTACGGCCAGTTGGCCAAGGCCAAACTGGGACAGGCCATCGCCCTCCGGAAGGTCGATCCGCTCTCGGAGGACGAGCGCAAGGCGTTCGATGCCCTTGTCCCCGTCCAGGCCGTGAAACTGCTGCAACAGATCGGCGAGCCGGATCTTGCCCTCAGCCTCTACACCGATCTCGCCCAGTCCCTGAGCGATCCGGGACAGCTCGACGCCCTGGCGGGCCTCGCAACGGCCCAGCAGAATCCCCGGGCCGTTCTCGCCATCGGCAAGACGGCCCTGCAGCGGGGGTTCCCGCTCGATCAGCATGCTTATCCGCTGGCGGCCATTCCTGATTTTCAGCCGGTGGGAGACGAGGTGGAGCCGGCGATGGTCTATGCCATCGCCCGGCAGGAAAGCGCCTTCAACCCGCGGGCCGTTTCGAGCGCGGGCGCCCGCGGACTCATGCAGCTCATGCCCGCGACGGCAAAGAGAACCGCGCAACGGTTCGGCGTCGGCTTCGATCTCAACCGGCTGACCGACGACCCGTCCTACAACGCCAAGATCGGCTCGGCCCATCTGGGCGAACTGATGGAGGACTGGAAGGGCTCCTACATCCTCGCCTTCGCGTCCTACAACGCGGGCGGCGGCAACGTGATCAAGTGGGTGAGGACCTACGGCGATCCCCGTAAGCCCGATGTCGACGAGGTCGATTGGGTGGAGCGGATTCCGTTCTACGAGACCCGCAACTACGTCCAGCGCGTGCTGGAGAACCTGCGGGTATACCGGCAGCGCCTGAACGACAGGGCCGCCCCTCCTGCTCCAGCCACGGCGGATGCGACAAGCATCAATTGATGGTGCAGGATGGACCGCACCGAAATCGTCACAGCCGGACCAAGATGAGCTCTTCCTATCGCGACCTGTTCGTAACCGCCGGCGACGGGTTGCGTCTCTACGCCCGCGATTATGCCCCCGGAGCTTGCGCTCTCTTGCCCGTCATAGGCCTGCCTGGCCTTGCCAGGACGTCGGCGGATTTTCACGAGCTTGCGGAAAGCATCAGCCGCGACCCTGCCCGACCGCGCCGGTTCGTCTCCCTCGACTATCGAGGGCGCGGGCGCTCGGAATGGGACCCGGACTGGCGCAGCTACGACGTCAAGGTCGAGTTGAACGACACCGTGCAGGTCCTGGCCGCAGCCGGAATCGCGAAAGCGATCTTCGTCGGCACGTCCCGTGGCGGCTTGATTGCGATGGCGATCGGAGCAGCCCATCCCGAGCTCGTCGCCGGCGCTATCCTGAACGATGTCGGTCCGGTTCTCGAAGCGGAGGGGCTGAAGCGGATCCGCAGCTATGTCGGCAAGCTCCCGACGCCGCGAACCATCGACGAGGCCGCCGACATTCTGCGCCGGCAATCGGAGACCCAATTTCCCCATTACACGCGTGAGCAATGGGAGCGCATGGCGCGAGGGACCTGGCGTGAGACCGAGGACGGGCTCGTACTCGCCTACGATCCCCGGCTGACGAAGGCACTCGAAGGGCTCGATCTGGAGGCAGCGCTGCCGGATCTATGGCCCCTCTTCGAGACCCTCAAGCTGTTTCCCGTTCTCGCGATCCGTGGGGCGAATTCCGATCTGCTGAGCGCAGAGACCCTGCGGATGATGAAGGAACGACATCCGGATCTCACATCGATCACGGTGCCGGACCAGGGCCACGCCCCGGCTCTTGAAGGTGATCTCGTTCGAGAAATCAAAGACTTCATCGCCAAAGTCGACGCCGGCTGAGAAGCATCCCTGCTCGTGCATCCAAGGAACCGGACGTGAGACGTGATTCACGGGCGCGTCTGATGCGTCTGTTCCGCAAAAGAAAAACCCCGGTGTTGCCACCGGGGTTCTCCTATCCAATCAGGACGAGCCGATTAGAAGTCGCGCTGAACGCGGATACGGCCTTCCCAGATGTCGTTCTGGGAGTTGATCGGGTTCGGGCCACGCGGGTCGATGTTCGCGTACAGAACTTCGACGCCGAGATCCAGGCCGGCAACCGGCGACCAGATCACGTTCGTGCCAGCGCGCCACTCGGTGAAGTCAACACCGACGCCCAGGCCAGCCGGGAAGGCGAGCGGAGCAACGTTGTCATACTCGACGCGAGCCCACGAACCGAACACGTTCTGGCGGACGGTCGGGGTCCAGTAGTGGCGCAGGCCACCAGCGATCGACCAGCCCTGGCCGGTGTGGATGTCGCCATCCGTACCGATGTAGGCATCGACAACCGACTGACGGAGCGTGCCGACCGTGGCGGTCGAACCGAAGCCGAGGTAGCCGAGAGCGCCGTCAGCATAGGACACGGCAAGCCAAGCGGCATCGCCAGCGCCGAGAGCCGGCAGGTTCAGCGAGCCCTGGAACGAAACCGACCAGCCGAGCTCGGAGTCCGGATAGTCGAACACGCCGGGAGCGAAGGCGACGACGTTGTCGCTGCGCAGCTGGTGCAGAGCACCGGAGAGCTGAGCCGTACCCCAGGTGCCGGCGTACTTCAGGTTACCGACGAGGTCAGGATAGGTCTGACCAGCTTCGGTGAACACCGAGGTGCCAGCAATCGTGGTGCCGGTGAAGCGGCCTTCTTCAGCCGACAGCGTGGCCGAGAAGCCGTTGCCGAAGGAGAAGGTGTAGGCGAACACGTTGACCGTCGGAGCGTCCGAGAAGCGGAGCGTGCCGAAGTGGCCGGTGGGCAGGTCGCTGTTGTCGTAGAACGACACGGTACGACCGGCGGTGAGGCCGCCGAACTGCACGAAGGCCTGGTCGACGTTAGCCGTCGTGGAGCTGAAGCCGTAGTCGCCGGTGTCGCGGGTCAGGTCGAAGCGCACGAAGGTGCGGAGCAGACCGTAGGCGGTGGCGGTGCGGGCGTCGAGCTGGATACGGCCACGAGCGCGGAAGCCGATGGCGTCATCAGCGCGATCGAGCGGCTCGAGGTAGCGGAACTCGGCGCGAACACGGCCGCCGACGCGGAGGCAGGTTTCGGTGCCGGGGATGTAGAAGAAGCCTGCGCCGTAGGTGGAGCAGACGCGCACGTATTCGACAGCAGCGGCCTTCTTCGCGGGAAGATCGGCAGCTTGAGCCCCGGCGACAGCCGCGAGACCCGCGACCGATCCGAGGAAGAGGCTCTTAGCGAGCTTCATGGTTAAACCTCCAAAGTTTCGAGACCCTGGGGGGCCGGGTTTTTGTGCTTCGAGTGCTTCAACGAAGCCCTAAACACGTCCCTTTTCCCCTAGCACCCGGCGGCCCGCCTTTTCGGTCGAACTCGCCGGTATCACGACTGGGGTGCCCCCGTCGCTGGAGCCACATTATCCATGACTGGATCGCAGGCAACCGAATGAAGGCGCAAAATGGGCAAGAGGCGGGGCTTTTCAGGGGCATGTTGCACAAAGGCAACGTTTGAAGCTGGCTTCTTTACGCTTCGTTAAGATCCGCACGCAGAAATTCATAAATCCTTAAGTACAAAGGGTTTGAAGCGCTTATGCGGACGACCTCGTGTCCCCGCCGGAGACCGTGAGACAACTCACGATAGCCTCCCCCTGTGAATAACGCCCGTCACATTTTCGATAGCTCGCTCCCTTCCCTTCATGAAAAAGGCCGGGCGAACCCGGCCTCTCTCGAATCGTAAAGCGATTCTAAGCTACGCGACCTTGGGGCCGATGACGCCCCGGCGGATCTGGTCTTCCTCGATCGATTCGAAGAGGGCCTTGAAGTTGCCCTCGCCGAATCCGTCGTCGCCCTTGCGTTGGATATACTCGAAGAAGATCGGCCCGATGGCGGTCTTGCCGAAGCGCTGGAGCAGGACCTTCGTGAAGCCGCCTTCGACGACGCCCTCCCCGTCGATCAGAATCCCGTTCCGCATGAGGCGGTCGAGAGACTCCTCATGGCTGGGCAGGCGCTTGTCGACACGGGAGTAGTAGATGTCGTTCGGCGCCGGCATGAACTCGAGCCCGCCTTCGATGAGCGCTTCGATGGACTCGTAGAGATCGTGCGAGCCGAGGGCCACGTGCTGGATGCCCTCTCCCTTGTATTCCTGCAGATACTCTTCGATCTGTCCGGTCTCGCCCGCGTCCTCGTTGATCGGGATGCGGATCTTGCCGTCCGGGCTCGTCATGGCTCGGGAGTGCAGGCCCGTCAGTTTGCCCTCGATGTCGAAGTAGCGGATCTGACGGAAGTTGAAGAGGCGCTCGTAGAAGCCCGCCCATTCGTTGAGCCGCCCGCGATACACGTTGTGGGTCAGGTGATCGATGTAATAGAGGCCGACGCCCTTCGGCTTCGGATCGGGCTCACCCAGCCATTCGAAATCGACGTCGTAGATGGAGCCCTTCGCGCCATAGCGGTCGACGAAATAGATCTGCAATCCGCCGATTCCTTCGATGCCCGGGATCTCGAGCTCGTTGGGACCGATCTGCGTCTCGATGGGCTTGGCCCCCATGGAAAGCGCGCGGTCATAGGCGTATCTCGCATCGGCCACGCGGAATGCCATGGCCGGAGCCGAGGGGCCGTGCTGCGCCGCGAAGCGCTCGGCGAAGGAGCCCGGCTGCGCGTTGACGACGAAGTTGATGTCGCCCTGGCGGTAGAGCATCACGTTCTTCGAACGGTGCTTGGCGACGAGGCTGAAACCCATCGTCTTGAACAGACGATCCAGTGCCTGCGGGTCGGGATGGCAGAATTCAACGAACTCGAATCCGTCCGTCCCCATGGGGTTCTCTTCGGAAATCGCGGCCGGCGGTGCATCGTGCGGGAACGGTCCCATGGCTTTCCTCCTGTCATGCCTCTGCCGAGCGAGAGGCGATCGGCTGTGAAGACAACGCATCCATTCGGGGACGGATGCGATTGCGTCAGGTCGCGTCGGGCTGCTTGGCCGGCGCGGCATCCTGAAAGGCTTTGTGCGCGGCGCAGGCCGCATCCACGGCGACGATCTTGGGATAGGCATCGAGCGGGATGTGGAAGCGTCGCGCATTGGCGACCTGCGGCACGAGATAGATGTCGGCCAGCGTGATTCTGGCCCCGAAGGCGTAAGGACCGGGCCCGAGCAGGGCTTCGATGGCGTCGAAACCCTCGCGCACCCAATGGGCGTACCATTCGTCGGCCGCCGCCTTGTCGTGCCCGAGACGGTTCTTGAGATAGGCCAGCGTCCCGGAATTGTTGAGCGGATGGATATCGCAGGCGATCAGGCTGGCGATCGCCCTCACCTTGGCGCGCGTGACTGCACCGACCGGCAGCAAGGGCGGCTCCGGATAGACCTCGTCGAGATATTCGAGAATGGCCGGAGACTGGATCAGCGTGGTCGCGCCGATATTGAGGGATGGCACGCGCATCTGAGGATTGACGGCCTTGTAGCTCTCCTCGCGCTGCTCCCCCGTCAAAAGGTTGATCGGCGCGGACTCGTATGTCACGCCCTTCAAGTTGAGGGCGATCCTGACGCGATAGGCGGCGGAGGAGCGGAAATAGGTATAGAGCTTCACCCGTCATCCTCCTCGACACTGCGGGGGGCCAGCAACCGAGCCTGCCGGGTCAGCTTGTCGATCAGGGCTGCGAGCGCCTGCTGTTCCTGCGGCGTCAGGGCGGACAGGAGGCGTTCCTCGACGGCCAGGGCTTCGGGCGCGACAGCCTCGTAGATCGCCCGTCCTGCGGGCGTCAGGGCCAGCCATTCCTCACGGCGATCGTCGAGATTGGGACGGCGTATGACGAGGCCACGCTTCTCGAGCGCCGAGACAGCTCGCGACACCGTCGATTTATGCATCACGCCGTCGGGGGCCATGTCCCGCGCCGTGCGCAGTTCGTATTGCCCAAGGGTGACGATGATCCGCCAAGCTGGGATCGAGAGGCCGAAACGCTCCGCGTAGATCTGCGCCAGCGCGCTCGATGTGAGGCCGGCCAGGACGTTCAGCCGGTACGGCAGGAATTCCTCCAGCACCACCAGAGGTTCGGATTCCGGCTTCTTCGCTGCAGATCCAGTCGCCATCACCATGCCATTCGTTGCACAAGCAACCGATAACATAATTCGTTGCAGACGCAACCAGATTTTATGCCGTAGAGCACGGCGCCATAAACGAACGGCGCGGCCGGATTGCCCGACCGCGCCGCCGCCAGAAGGTTAAATATAAGGCTTTACCGTCTTTCACGCCCGTCCGCGGGTGCGGACCATGAAGGTGTCGAACGCGTATTCGTTGAGCTGCCACCAGGGCAGGACGTCGTTGCGGTAGGCCACCATGGAATCGTAGGCCTTCTTGAAATCCGCGTTCTTGGCCGAGAGCTCGGCATAAAGCTCGTTCGCCGCCTTGAGCGAGGCTTCCATGATGGCCGGGGAGAAGGTGCGCAGCTCGGCGCCGGCGCCGACCATGCGGCGCAGGGCCTGCCCGTTGACCGCGTCGTACTTGGCCAGCATCCAGTTGTTGGCCGCTTCCGTCGCCTGGCTCATGATGGCCTGGTAGTTCTTCGGCAGCTCGTTCCACTTCTCCTGGTTGACCACCAGGTGGAGCATGGCGCCACCCTCCCACCAGCCGGGAGCGTAGTAGTATTTCGCCACTTTCAGGAAGCCGAGCTTCTCGTCGTCGTAGGGGCCGACGAACTCCGCAGCATCGAGGGTGCCGCGCTCCAGCGCCGGGTAGACGTCGCCGGGAGCGATCTGCTGCGGCACGACGCCGAGCTTGGCCAGGACCTGACCGCCGAGACCGCCGATGCGGAACTTGAGGCCCTTCAGGTCGTCGACCGTGTTGATTTCCTTCCGGAAGAAGCCGCCCATCTGGGCGCCGGAATTGCCGCACACGAGGGAGGTGCAGTTATACTTGCCCATCACCTCGTTGATGATCTCCTTGCCGCCGGCGAAGTGCCACCAGGAATGAAGCTGGCGGGCGTTGAGGCTGAAGGGCAGGCCCGTTCCCATGCCGAGCGCCGGCTCCTTGCCGATGTAGTAGTAGAGCGGGGTATGGGCGCATTCGACGGATCCGTTCTGCACCGCGTCCATGGCCTGCAGGCCGCCCACGATCTCGCCCGGAGCGAAGACCTGGATCTGGAACTTGTTGTCGGTGGCCTCGGCCATGTACTTGGCGAAGGTCTGGGCGGTGCCGAAGATCGTATCCAGGGATTTCGGGAAGCTCGAGGTCAGACGCCAGCGGATCTCGGGAGCGGACTGAGCGATGGCCGGAGCCGCCACCGTGCCGGCTGCTGCCGCAAAACCTGCCCCCTTCAGAAAGTTTCTTCTCTTCATCGTCGTCATTGGCGTTTCCCCAGAGAGCATTCTGTTGCAAGTTGAATGGACCATAACAACCCGGTCGGTGGCAATGAAGCTCTCCTCCCTCAACCAAGGCCGTGACGGCCGCCTCGTCATCGTGTCGAAAG is a window of Microvirga lotononidis DNA encoding:
- a CDS encoding alpha/beta fold hydrolase, with the translated sequence MSSSYRDLFVTAGDGLRLYARDYAPGACALLPVIGLPGLARTSADFHELAESISRDPARPRRFVSLDYRGRGRSEWDPDWRSYDVKVELNDTVQVLAAAGIAKAIFVGTSRGGLIAMAIGAAHPELVAGAILNDVGPVLEAEGLKRIRSYVGKLPTPRTIDEAADILRRQSETQFPHYTREQWERMARGTWRETEDGLVLAYDPRLTKALEGLDLEAALPDLWPLFETLKLFPVLAIRGANSDLLSAETLRMMKERHPDLTSITVPDQGHAPALEGDLVREIKDFIAKVDAG
- the maiA gene encoding maleylacetoacetate isomerase, producing MKLYTYFRSSAAYRVRIALNLKGVTYESAPINLLTGEQREESYKAVNPQMRVPSLNIGATTLIQSPAILEYLDEVYPEPPLLPVGAVTRAKVRAIASLIACDIHPLNNSGTLAYLKNRLGHDKAAADEWYAHWVREGFDAIEALLGPGPYAFGARITLADIYLVPQVANARRFHIPLDAYPKIVAVDAACAAHKAFQDAAPAKQPDAT
- a CDS encoding TRAP transporter substrate-binding protein, with protein sequence MKRRNFLKGAGFAAAAGTVAAPAIAQSAPEIRWRLTSSFPKSLDTIFGTAQTFAKYMAEATDNKFQIQVFAPGEIVGGLQAMDAVQNGSVECAHTPLYYYIGKEPALGMGTGLPFSLNARQLHSWWHFAGGKEIINEVMGKYNCTSLVCGNSGAQMGGFFRKEINTVDDLKGLKFRIGGLGGQVLAKLGVVPQQIAPGDVYPALERGTLDAAEFVGPYDDEKLGFLKVAKYYYAPGWWEGGAMLHLVVNQEKWNELPKNYQAIMSQATEAANNWMLAKYDAVNGQALRRMVGAGAELRTFSPAIMEASLKAANELYAELSAKNADFKKAYDSMVAYRNDVLPWWQLNEYAFDTFMVRTRGRA
- a CDS encoding MarR family winged helix-turn-helix transcriptional regulator; translation: MATGSAAKKPESEPLVVLEEFLPYRLNVLAGLTSSALAQIYAERFGLSIPAWRIIVTLGQYELRTARDMAPDGVMHKSTVSRAVSALEKRGLVIRRPNLDDRREEWLALTPAGRAIYEAVAPEALAVEERLLSALTPQEQQALAALIDKLTRQARLLAPRSVEEDDG
- the hppD gene encoding 4-hydroxyphenylpyruvate dioxygenase, with the protein product MGPFPHDAPPAAISEENPMGTDGFEFVEFCHPDPQALDRLFKTMGFSLVAKHRSKNVMLYRQGDINFVVNAQPGSFAERFAAQHGPSAPAMAFRVADARYAYDRALSMGAKPIETQIGPNELEIPGIEGIGGLQIYFVDRYGAKGSIYDVDFEWLGEPDPKPKGVGLYYIDHLTHNVYRGRLNEWAGFYERLFNFRQIRYFDIEGKLTGLHSRAMTSPDGKIRIPINEDAGETGQIEEYLQEYKGEGIQHVALGSHDLYESIEALIEGGLEFMPAPNDIYYSRVDKRLPSHEESLDRLMRNGILIDGEGVVEGGFTKVLLQRFGKTAIGPIFFEYIQRKGDDGFGEGNFKALFESIEEDQIRRGVIGPKVA
- a CDS encoding porin is translated as MKLAKSLFLGSVAGLAAVAGAQAADLPAKKAAAVEYVRVCSTYGAGFFYIPGTETCLRVGGRVRAEFRYLEPLDRADDAIGFRARGRIQLDARTATAYGLLRTFVRFDLTRDTGDYGFSSTTANVDQAFVQFGGLTAGRTVSFYDNSDLPTGHFGTLRFSDAPTVNVFAYTFSFGNGFSATLSAEEGRFTGTTIAGTSVFTEAGQTYPDLVGNLKYAGTWGTAQLSGALHQLRSDNVVAFAPGVFDYPDSELGWSVSFQGSLNLPALGAGDAAWLAVSYADGALGYLGFGSTATVGTLRQSVVDAYIGTDGDIHTGQGWSIAGGLRHYWTPTVRQNVFGSWARVEYDNVAPLAFPAGLGVGVDFTEWRAGTNVIWSPVAGLDLGVEVLYANIDPRGPNPINSQNDIWEGRIRVQRDF
- a CDS encoding lytic transglycosylase domain-containing protein; its protein translation is MRPLIRLVTSVALAQFAALTAHGTEAPPITPPAAQPATLESFIPPVPVPGDLDHLPSIFKAYRDNDATEAQILKTKLSQPAAQALVEWFAIRSGFTTGLDRILAFQKDYPDWPVSSQFRRRSEDALLAERRPPAQVRAFFAKQPPGTAAGRIALAFALQADGFAQEANDRIRHVWREDNFGPDMERRILDRFPDVLAKSDHRFRMERLLLKENWGGAQRVASYAGKDYELLAKARLSVFQGKKKAEKAFAAVPSSLRSDPSYLFSRALLQRRSNNLEEAAGIIMQAPRDPELRVDGDEWWAEQRLIARALLDKGNPKLAYDVASHHAAESPVQQIEAEFHAGWIALRFLNDPATASKHFATVAQTASTPISISRVAYWQGRAAEAAGQGQDARIFYERASDQPTTYYGQLAKAKLGQAIALRKVDPLSEDERKAFDALVPVQAVKLLQQIGEPDLALSLYTDLAQSLSDPGQLDALAGLATAQQNPRAVLAIGKTALQRGFPLDQHAYPLAAIPDFQPVGDEVEPAMVYAIARQESAFNPRAVSSAGARGLMQLMPATAKRTAQRFGVGFDLNRLTDDPSYNAKIGSAHLGELMEDWKGSYILAFASYNAGGGNVIKWVRTYGDPRKPDVDEVDWVERIPFYETRNYVQRVLENLRVYRQRLNDRAAPPAPATADATSIN